AATATTAAATAAGTTACCTTATTCTTAACAACTTCTGACTAGAAGAAAAACATTAGAAACTAAGATCTTGGTAGTTTATTTAGGATGATAAGACATGTATTATGCTTCGTTTATCATGCATAACAGCATGAGTACAGTTCAAAAATCCAGGTGAGGAAAAATAGCCTGCAATACTCACCGCGAGCAACGAACAGGTAGAAATCGAAGACAACGTGCCCGTTTGAGAAATTTTAGAATAAGTAACTTATTACCTAAAGTAAAGGGTTTGTGTGTTCATGAGTACACATTAAGTACTAAATTCTATGAATTTGGAGTGTTTTTATTGGTGAAATTGATGTAAATACAGGGGTCCAATAAATAATATTTCTTCTTATCGTGTGCCGATGGGCACACAGCACAAAATTCGTAAAGTAAATAAGTGGTTTACAAATTATAAGTAGatgaatacttataagttatataagtgtttagATAATTCTACTTATAAGTTACAATTTTTTTGGGTTAAATATCAAGGTGATCACTCAACTGAACgccatatatcagtttaatcattaaagttaacggggtatcatttgaatcactaaagtcataataaatatcaaacatgtacctcaaaatatgtgcacgagaattaaaatttatttaatggagttttatatatttttcttaaatCCTATTACAGCCAAATAAAAatgtatgaattctagtattttaCATAATATagtaagatttttaaaaatttatctactatttatttttaattttgtattcattttctttattaaaataaaaataattagtagataaatttctaaaaatcacacaaaatcatctaaaatactatgaattcataacttttcatttggttgtaacaggatttaagaaaaatgtttagaactccataaaataaattttaattctcgatcacatattttgaggtatctgTTTGATATTCATTATGATTTTTGTGATTTAAATGATACCTCgttaagtttgatgattaaactgatatatgcTCTTTAATTGAGTGACCACTTTAATATTTAACCcgaattttttttacttaaataaattaaaataaataatttttaaatataatcatCTTATTTCGTGAACTTTAGATTAGGTTAACATTtagaaatatattttttaaaactaaagttaataaaaaggaaaaaaatcaaaataagttgggAAAAAATACGTCGTTACTAATACTAAAATTATCagcttataaattaaaaatttgacttaTAAATTAGGTCGACAAACACTTCTCGATAGGTATTTACGAACTTATAAGTTAATAGGCCTCTTATATTCCATTGCCAAACAGGCTAATAACCGTCTGTTAATGATGTCGAAATTGAAAGCGATTTATCTTTTTACAATCTCTGCGATAAAAACTCGTACTCGAAATTATTGATAGTCGCAGacaataattaattaattatttaaatatttcaagATTTACCTCCAAATTCTACATCGTTTTACCCGACTCTTCTTACAAAAACTGGCCGAGTTTTTACTCTAAATTATGGCAAATCTGAAAAATGAAAAATTTAGTTGATGAGCTCTAGTTATTTAATTCAGTTATATTCAGAAAGAAGTAGTTTCAAAGAGAGATTCAAATGCTGTATTTCTTAAAAATACTTTATTAATTCCTTTGAATAGAATGAATACAATACATAATCGCGATCAATCACTACATTCAAACCAAATTACAAACAAAAACAATAGATGGAATGAAACAAAATCTAAACTTGAAGTACGATGCGTTACGAGAAAAATTGAACTAAATTTCACACCCTCAAGTCCACTTTCTATATAAACAAGTTACAGTTTCAGCCGAAACTCTAACCTCACTCAATTTTCATAATCATCTCCTTTTTCTTTATTCCTCAGTAAACCTAGAAACAGAAGGAACATAAAAAAGAAGAATCCTCCTGACCAACCACCTCCCCCGCCTCCTCCACCTCCGCCACCACCACCACTAGGAGGAAGCCCTGACCCCCCATCATCAAGTGATGGAGACTTCGACTTCCCTGCAACATTTGAACCCattattaagtacaaatgtaatcCACATATTTCACGAGCATAAGAACTAAATACTTTACGCTACTAGTTATTTGTTCACATGTCTGGTCCGTTTAGATCAAAGCAAAAGACAGGAAATTTGTGCACGTTGTATTGCTTTTCGTTAAAGCTGATCATGTCCATGCATAATGCATTAAAATTTTATGGATGGCCCCTTTTGAATATTCAATTCTATTTTTTTTTTTGATATTATGTTAGAAGGTCCACAATCCTGAGAGGATCACCTTTGAGTGGATTAAGACTAATGGTGGCTGACTGTTGCCTACGAGTAAGAGGCTTGGTCTGCGTTGCAACACATGTTGAACTCTGCAAAAGCAAGGAAATTATATTAAGCTTTGTAGTTATAATTAAAAGGATGCCTAATTACAGAACAAACAAATTCATGTTGGGTACTCCAAGGTTCTTATCTATTTCAACATGTCAAATTGCTAGGTACTTACCTAGTCGAAAGAAAGGAGCATGCTCATTCTAAACCATGAGATATCTGACAGCATCTATGACTTGAGACTAATCAGAGTTATTATGAGAATCCAGAATATCATTAGCAAAGTTTGTAAAATAAAATGTGTCAATAAAGACATCTGTTTTTTGTGGAACTTGATCGGAGAAACTTTACACCAAGAGTATCCTCTACTAACTATCATACTCGTAATTCGTCAAGTCAAATCAAGTTAAAAGTTAATAGCTTGGAAGAGTTTGTGGAGGGTATATGTACCAAAATGTCAAGGCCATGAACCTTTACAAGTCAGGATTAATAGCTTGGAACAGCTTATGAGGGTATAAATACCAAAATGTCAAGGCCATGAATCTCTACTTGATTTTATGTCTAACACATTATTTTTACATGTAATATCTTTAATCCACACTATTTAATTTAAAAGTAAAATCAGCTTACCAAAGCAGCAGCACATATTGCAGAAGCAGAACTTGTTCTGCTAGAATGTGAGAAGGCTCTTCTTCTATCAAATTGTAGAAACTGGATGCGAAGGGGTCTGAACTTCACAGAATGATTTCTAAAGTGGCACGTATTGATCTTCGCCGGACCATAATGATTGGGTTGTCTCCCTACTGTGCTTGCTGTTTAAAACCAGAACAACAGAAACAAAAGTTCAAGTGCTCAATTCAAACATTAAAATCTGCCAGTAAACCAAGAGTTCAAGTTGTGGCAACAGAAATTGCAAGTGCTCGAACCATTTCAATAAAGAAAAACACAATAACCTCTCAGATCGTAGCATCTAATTACCATTCAGCAGCATTTAACAAACATCCTACTTCATGTCGTTTGGTAAAAAATAGATTGATAACTTTTAACATGATATACTCCTCTTACCTAGAAAACTCAGCTCCAGGTCATCCTAGTTTGAGCCTAATTTGAAGTCAAATTTATATAAAGCAGAAAGGTAAAAACGCAAACAGAAAAATGAAATATCTATCTATCAAGTAAAGCAAGATATTATGGTCACAGTAGAAGATAAAAGAACAAACAGAACAAAGGAATGGAAAGCATAAAGAAAAGGAGGCACTACCTAGTTCACCCACAGTATGCAAATTGCAAAACTCTCCGGTCACCTCACTTTAAACAACTCTAATTTCATTACAATAACAACTTTCATTACAATAACAACTTCCCAAGTAAATATTTGCAAACCGTCAATGGAATTCCAGCGCTACAAGACTCCCCTATAGTATATCTATAAGCAACTGGAAATTAGTACATGAGAAGATCAGCTCAACCGAGGAGCAATCATTGAAGGTAGAGGGAAAGAGTGCGCTGACAATTACACAAACAGGCAATTTTGAGACCAAGAGTGAATAACAGCTTCCTATGTTGCCCTTTCAAGGCTCAGATACAGGTTTTAAAAATCTTGGATGCAAGTTCCATTGTTATCGAAACTAGCCCAGTTTCAATCTGAAAGAATCCTAAGAATACGTAGTCTTTTAGATTGAATAGTTAATCACTGTATATGCCTGAGGCAAACAAAACTAATGGTTTGGGTAAATGTAAGTACACACTACAAAAAGTCATAATTTATAAATCATCTAAGCATAAACCCGAATTGTTCAAAAAATAAAATCAAGCCCTCTTCCTTTCCTAACCATATCAGTGCATGCGGATGCTTGCAACAGCAGAAGCAGCAGTGAGAAGATGAATACTCTAAAAGAGAAGCTGTACAACTTGAAATCGCTAAAGAGCGGAAATTCAATCTATGCATCAGCAGAGTTTGTTGTTATGTTTTATTAAGACTATTGTTGTCTTATTGGTAAATACTGCAACTTTTAGAACCATAAGTTGATTGACTAGAAACATTAGTTGAGGCAATTTTGCGAATTCTAAAGATGGGTACAGCACAATTTGACAGTGAAAAGATATGACACTAGACATGATATCACCCCCACCGCCACCAACACTAATTAAAGAGCCTATAAGTGTAATGTTAACTATTAAGTTCAACTAGAACAATGAAATATATAGTTAAAATTGTCTGTTTAAGATTCAAGAGGAAAAAATGGCATGACAGCTCTTTTTAAATACATTACAGTTCTTAACAACTAAATACacataaataatattacaaaaCAACAAGAACTAATATTGATGCAAAACAAAACTTTGGTAATATTTAACCAGGTAAAATACTAAATCTATCATAAGTTTAAAAATGTTGTAAAAATCGGTCAATTCGAAATCGAGTACTTGAGAATTGAGTACAAGTACTCGGATTTCAACGACACAACCGAGTAGAACAAATTTCCGATTTTCACAAACTTATATACAAAAAGAAAGAAAATTTTAATAACACAAAAAAGACCGGATAGGGACACACCTATGGCTAAAGTGGTAGCCCCAAAGCAGCAACACAACTCCAAATATCTGTGATCAACAGGACTAGCCATGGGAACATCAGTCAATGACATCATCATCTTGATGTATAAGAAATGTATCTAATCACCTGAACAAATTAATATGTAGATATAATCAACCATATTTAATTAATTACATAGAAAAACAAATACTTGAGTTGAGCCATGCATGTAAAAAACCCTAGACCAACATATATAGCTAGATATGGTGCAGTAAACATATATGACAAATACAACAAGCCtaaatgttttttttaaaaaaacaagtGAAAAATATAATTCTAACCAGCTGGGGTTTAAAGAACGTGTGTTTTGTAAGTAAATTTGAATTACATAGGCTTGTTTTCGTGCGGCAGGGACAGCGACTAGTTTCTCTGTGTTTAACCTGTTCTTGCCACTGCCTCCGGCTTCTGTTTAACTCTTTGTTCCTTTTAACTTCTTGTCCAGTTAGGGTTTCTTTTCCGTGCAATTTTTTAAATCTTAGGACTTTTTTTTAGTTGTAAAAATTTTTCAGGGCATTTATGCTTACCGATTTTAGAAATCGATCGGAACTATTTAGTTGAGTTATCGATTTGATTTATCGggtaatttttaaaaaattaaatgaTTTATCGACAATTTATCGAAAATCGGGTCAAATCAGATTTGACCGATTTTTGGGCGATTTGGTATAACCCGTTGAatgttttttaattttataaaattttgtaTTCGAGTTTGCACAAAAAACCGACGAGATTGCATTTTGAGTTGCAGAAAAACCgtaattacaaaaaaaaatctcaatcttacaaatttataaaaaaatgccAAAAAAAAGTGGGCTTggatatttttcaaaaaatttatacAAAACATAACTGCAAAGCAGAGGAATTCTCAACTGGTTTTGCATTCCCTAACTGCTGCATATGATAAAAGTTTAGGTAACCGATCAATGGTTTTGGTTATTTATTCCTATAATTGAAATAAAATTTCAAATCTTTTCAAAAAATTTAAGATTTCAGTGGCTTCTCTCAGATTAAAACCAGCTTATGAATACAAAAACATATAACTGGAAAAGTAAGTTAAAGAAAGCTAAAAACACATTAGTCTTGTTTTTCCTACAGCAAAGTTACTGTCCTAACCAAAAAAATTACTCCATATTAACCTGATATTCAATCTACATTCTCCTGTCCTCCTCTTCCTCCTCCTGCATCCTCTTCTCTTTTTTCCTATCCCTTAATAAAACTAGAAACAGTATGAACAATATAAAGTAGAATTCACCTGACCAATCACCTCCCCCGCCCCCAGGACCCTGCCCATCGCCCCCGCGATAGAACTCAAATTTCCAGCCTCCTTCGCCACCTCCTCCAATACCTCCCCCATCATCAAGTACCGGAGACTTTGAAGTCCCTACAATGCAATCCATTTTTAAGTACAAAAATAATCTGCGTACTTCATGAACGCGACAAATGCATATTTTACATTACTAGTTTTTTTTGTTTTCATAATTAAGTCAGTATTTTGCGGTATATAAAGTATGTTATTAGTTTCATAATTCCGTAATGCTAAGGGAAATCACCTCCGAATGGAGAACGAATCGTGGGGGCTGTCTGTTGCTGACGACTCATGAGAGGTTTAGTCTCCGTTTTAAAACATgctgaattctgcaaaagcacATGCATTAATAGTATCAGGGTTCTTTTCTATTTCAACATGTTAAATACATGACCAGTGACCACTGATGGGCACTTGCCAAGTCTGAAGGAAGGCAACAATACCAAATTTCTGACAGAATGAGATTGTACTAGATTATATACATCTCACAAATTCCTGCAATAAATCATTTTGTAGCTATCTCACAGTAATTATTCCACAGTACTTGATTCAGTAGTAAAGTCAACTTACGAAAGCAGCAGCACATATTTCTAAAGAACTTGTTTTGCTTAGTTGTGAGATGGTTCCTCCTCTATTAACCTGATGAGCCTGGAGGCGGAGCGGTCTTATCTTTAACGGATGATTTCTAATACAACATGAATTGAACTTTGATGGGCTGTATTCAATATGTTTGGGACACCTCGTGGTCGTGGCTCTCGAGAAACTGCTCGCTGTTGAAAAACAGAACAACATGCTTAATTCAATAGAAAATGATAAACCAAAGAAGAAAATTCAAAAATTACATATTTGCTAATAGGCCAAAAGTTGAAGCTTAACGTAAATCAGAAGTGCTTAAATCATTGATGCAAAGGAAAATGATACAGTTCTTATATGTGCAATATCGGTTTTTTCCTTTTAATTCATTATATATTATTTGTCAGAAATTTACAAACATCCTATATTCATGCAGCGTATAAGGAGAAGAATTCATCTTATTGAACCTTATGTTAATATGATTATAATAAAGCGAGTAGATGCTTTTAAGTAGAAGAAAGGACAAGCAGAACAGCGGAATCAAAAGCATAAACAAACAAAAGAAACTACCTAGTTGGACTACAGTTTGGTGACTGCAACACTATCCTACTCTAAACTGCCATATCTCGTTTTGCAATAGTAAACTTCCCATGTAAGCCAATGAATCTGATTACATGAGAAAATCCATTTTAATGTAGATTTGTTCCGACTCCAAGAGTTATTGCAGCATCCTAAATTGCTAAATTGAAGCTAGACATAGGTTCTAAGAATCTTATGTGCTAGCCCTATCAGTTATAAAACTGGCTAGCTAATTATACTCCAGAGTTTAGATACATGAGGATGATGAAAGAATCTTGCAGATCGAATAGTTGATGATCTTATGCTTGAGACAAACAAACTAGTGCTTTGCATAAGAATAAGAACTTTTCAGAAACAGTAGTAAGTCTTATAAGTGTCTAAGCATAAGCCTTCAATGTTGAGAATTAAGCTCCCTATCATTCCCCGCCAAAGCTTACAACAACAGAAGATGTGAGAAGAAAGATACTCTAGAAGAGGAGCTCTGTAACTTGAAACACTGAAAGAGATTGGCCAATACAAGCTAGGAATCAGCAGAGTTTGTTATCATAAAGAATATTGTTGGCATATCTCTAAATACTGCAAGACCTTCAAAATTATGAATTGATAGGTAGAAAGATTAGCTCGGGGAAATTTTTCACAATATTACAACATGTGCAGAAAGCTTGACATTGAGAAGGTGCCGCCCTTACCTACACTAAAATCTCATGTCTTCCAGAATCCATAGAGTAGCAGCTGACTGCTCTCTAAGTCAATGTTAACATACAATATACTGTATATAGGTTACTAGTGTCACAAAATCAAGTAGAAGAATGATAAATAATTGAACCTAATTGTTCCAGGTCATTGCAGTACTATAAATCAAGGGGAGAAAATTGGTAGATGAGCAAAATATGTCAATGCATAATATTTCAACTAGCAAAAGAAATATACGTGACACTTATCACATGAATTAAAATCGATGTAAAAtacaaattataaaattaaaatcaatAGTACCTAAAAAAAATCTAAACAACTAAGAAAACTCTAAATCGCGGAAATTAGTAGTTGCAGAGGACAACATAATACCTATGGCTAAACCGGTAGCAACAGAGCAGCAACACAACTCCAAGAATCTATGGTCAAGGGGATTTTGGGTCAatgtcatcatcatcatcatcttgTTTTATAAACCAAAAGGTCACCTGAATAAAGATGCCGgtataaattaaataatattcaggAAAAAAAATCCAAAGATTTTGTTATTTTTGGCATGCATATAAAGAAACACAAAGCTTACCTGGTTTAAGGGCACGCAAAGCTATGGCAGAGATAGAGACTTGAATCAATGCCTCCCTGATCTCACGTCCAACTTTGTCTTAATCTCCCCCGCCTTTTTACTTGTATTTTGTTCGTTCGTTTATTCACGGAGAGAATAGGGTTAAAAGAAAAAGGTTACTATGATCTATTCTAGTATACTAGGTTTAAGCAAAAAAAGGCACtgttttaaattaataaattaagaATTTAAGTTGCTCACAAGTTTTTGTTATTATTACAAATAATAAAATTTGGTACAAATTAAAAACGGAATTATTATATTTCAATAGGATAATTATTAGGTTAACAACCCACTTTTGGGTTGCCCATAATCGAAATACTCAAGCTCGCAAACAAGTGCCCTAATTATTCACGCCAGATGTGAGATGAGAATGGGATAGAAACATGCTTACAAATGTCTTACAAAAAATACATACACCGGATATGCCCATCCAGAAGGAGGATCTATGAGATGCGCCTTGGCGGTGGTAGTATCAAGTTGATGCGTCACTAACTCACCATCATAGACCAA
The nucleotide sequence above comes from Apium graveolens cultivar Ventura unplaced genomic scaffold, ASM990537v1 ctg2654, whole genome shotgun sequence. Encoded proteins:
- the LOC141700652 gene encoding uncharacterized protein LOC141700652, producing MMMMMTLTQNPLDHRFLELCCCSVATGLAIASSFSRATTTRCPKHIEYSPSKFNSCCIRNHPLKIRPLRLQAHQVNRGGTISQLSKTSSLEICAAAFNSACFKTETKPLMSRQQQTAPTIRSPFGGTSKSPVLDDGGGIGGGGEGGWKFEFYRGGDGQGPGGGGGDWSGEFYFILFILFLVLLRDRKKEKRMQEEEEEDRRM
- the LOC141700647 gene encoding uncharacterized protein LOC141700647; this translates as MMMSLTDVPMASPVDHRYLELCCCFGATTLAIASTVGRQPNHYGPAKINTCHFRNHSVKFRPLRIQFLQFDRRRAFSHSSRTSSASAICAAALSSTCVATQTKPLTRRQQSATISLNPLKGKSKSPSLDDGGSGLPPSGGGGGGGGGGGGGWSGGFFFFMFLLFLGLLRNKEKGDDYEN